ACTGCTCGACAGCATCTCTGGTAAGCGGGCCATAATATCCATCAATGGGGCCTGGATTAAAACCGTTATTGATTAATAGTCTTTGGAGTTCTACAACATCATTTCCCTGAGCGCCTGGTGCTAATTGACGGTTAATTGTCCCAAAGGATTGAACCGACGGATTATATACATTGGAGCCGAGATAAGAAGGCGTGTTGAAATTCGGTGGAGGGGGAGGGGGAAGGAAGGATGAGACAGGTACGGTTGGGATTCTCGGAGGTATTCCCAAACGTTGACTAATAGCCCACGTAGTATCCTGTCCAACGACACCATCTACCTGAAGGCCAGCTTGTCTTTGTAAATTCCTGACTGCTTGATCGGTTGCCCAATCAAAGTTACCATCTATTGGGCCTTGATAGTATCCCAACTGCTGTAGCTGCCACTGAAGTTCTCTCACCTCCAGGCCAACACTTCCCCTTTGTAATAAGGCGAGAGCAGCTTGGGCTAAAGTCAGAATCGTCAGAGCAGTGGCTACAGACAGTAATCGCAGGATAAAGCGACTAGAGATAGGTTTAGAGAGCCACTGTTGCCAGAATTGCTTCAGCCATTTGCCCAAGATCAATTCAGGGCTGGTGGGGTCTTGATAGGCGAGGGCTAGATGTAGATAGGCTAGAGAGTCCATAGGAAATAAGGGATTTTAATCCAGATGTCTATGTTGCCCTTATTCTAGGCGATTTTTTCCAGTAACATGACTCAAAATGACTCACTATGGATTTCTTTTGCTCAAGGATTGGTTGCTCAGGCAGCGAATTGGTGCGTTACGCTTCGCTAACACACCCTACCGATAGGGACTCAATCCGCCGTAACCCACCATTTTAGGGTTGTCACGGCACTACCGATAGGGACACTCAGCGAATATCTTCGGGGCTAATGCCATAGCTCTCTTGCGCTCTGGATATAGCTGCTTCAGTTTGGGGGCCTAAAATGCCATCTAAGGGGCCATCATAAAATCCCCTGGCTTTTAAGCGGCGCTGTAATTCTAGAACATGGGGATCTGACCCTGCACTTAAGGCGTTCCCCATGGGCGCTCCATTTTCGAGTC
This portion of the Roseofilum capinflatum BLCC-M114 genome encodes:
- a CDS encoding peptidoglycan-binding domain-containing protein — protein: MDSLAYLHLALAYQDPTSPELILGKWLKQFWQQWLSKPISSRFILRLLSVATALTILTLAQAALALLQRGSVGLEVRELQWQLQQLGYYQGPIDGNFDWATDQAVRNLQRQAGLQVDGVVGQDTTWAISQRLGIPPRIPTVPVSSFLPPPPPPNFNTPSYLGSNVYNPSVQSFGTINRQLAPGAQGNDVVELQRLLINNGFNPGPIDGYYGPLTRDAVEQFQLSRGLFANGIADAETIQALYGGGSGNNMAIPRFTPKGYVVVIPTGDNTLVTRVQEVNSGAQLYRNRRGRYIYVGTYGNRDQAESQSAWLRFRGFTNARVVYFR